CCTTCAAAAACCTCACTGCCCGGGGTAGTGTTTGAAGCCAGGCCTTCCATCTGAAGCTTTCCGTCTTTGTAAAAATCTTTGATTAAAGTGAGCTTGCCTTTGGATTGAGTTTCACGGTAAAACTCCATATTTTCCTGATTAGTCTGTTCCCAGTTTTCATCAAAATACGTTTTTTCCTGGGCGTATACATTAAAGCCGAGTACAAATACAAACAGCGCCGAGGTCAATAATTTTTTCATGTTTTTATTAAAATTTAAATGATTTTGAATGGTGTATAAGGCTGGGTTCTGAACAGTATGGAAATACTGCTGAAATACAAGATGAAAACAGCTGTTAACTGTTACAGAATAACCTTTTTACATAGAAGTTGTGTTGAGTTAAATGATACCTGAAATCACAATACAAATCATGACTCTAGGGTTTGAAGCCCCAAATATAAATCAATTTAATGAGAAATAGATGTTGAACGGACAGATTTGTTCATTTATGTTATATAACGTATTGAATATTATTATTTTAAATTTTAGATTCAAAATAGAAGAAAAACCGACTAATTCCGGCCACCGGATATCCGGGAAAATTTTATTAAATTTAGCCAACAGAAAATCTAATATTTCATGATAGATAAAAGAGTACAAAATGCGAAAGAGGCCATCGAAGGAATTAAGGATGGAATGACCCTGATGCTGGGCGGATTTGGTCTTTGCGGTATCCCTGAAAACTCAATTAATGCTTTGGTAGAAAGCGATGTGAAAGATCTTACCTGTATTTCGAATAATGCCGGAGTAGATGATTTCGGGCTTGGTTTACTTCTTCACAAAAGACAGATTAAAAAAATGATCTCTTCTTATGTAGGGGAAAATGCAGAATTTGAAAGACAGATGCTTTCAGGTGAATTGGAGGTAGAACTTACTCCACAGGGAACTTTAGCCGAAAAATGCAGAGCGGCACAGGCAGGAATTCCCGCTTTCTATACCCCTGCAGGCTATGGAACAGAAGTAGCAGAAGGAAAAGAAGTAAAAGAATTCAACGGAAAACCTCACATCCTTGAACATGCCTATAAAGCAGATTTTTCTATCGTAAAAGCATGGAAAGGTGATCATGCCGGAAACCTTATCTTCAAAGGTTCAGCCAGAAACTTCAACCACCCGATGGCCGGAGCAGCAAAAATTACCATTGCTGAAGTGGAAGAACTGGTAGCTCCGGGAGAACTGGATCCGAACGAGATACATATTCCGGGAATTATGATCCAGAGAATTTTCCAGGGTGAAAAATTTGAAAAAAGAATTGAACAGAGAACGGTGAGAAGTAAAGAGTAATTTCTGACCCTACCTGATTATAAAAAAAACAAAGCGCTGAACCTACATTCAGCGCTTTATTTATGGTTGTGGGGCTATCATTTTTCGTTCCCCGATCTGTTGTCGCCACATAGCGTAGTACAAGCCTTTTTCGACAATCAGATTATCGTGGGATCCGGTTTCAATCACCTGGCCGCGCTCAAGCACATAAATTTTGTCTGCATGCATGATCGTACTTAAACGGTGGGCGATAAGAACGGTAATCTGTTCCCTTTCTTTTGATATGTTTTTAATAGTAGATGTAATCTCTTCCTCTGTGATACTGTCCAAAGCGGAAGTCGCTTCATCAAAGATTAACAGATGAGGTTTCCTTAAAAGGGCCCTTGCAATGGCAATTCTTTGTTTTTCGCCGCCACTAAGCTTCAGTCCGCCTTCTCCGATTACTGTTTCAATACCTTTTTCTGCTCTTTCCAATAATGCAGTACAGCTTGATTTCTCCAGAGCAGCTGCCAGTTCTGATTCCGTAGCCTTAGGATTAACAAAAAGAAGGTTTTCCTTAATGGTTCCCGCAAAAAGCTGGGTATCCTGGGTTACAAAACCAATCTGGTTTCTGAGTTCATCAAAATCAAAT
This region of Chryseobacterium vaccae genomic DNA includes:
- a CDS encoding CoA transferase subunit A; this encodes MIDKRVQNAKEAIEGIKDGMTLMLGGFGLCGIPENSINALVESDVKDLTCISNNAGVDDFGLGLLLHKRQIKKMISSYVGENAEFERQMLSGELEVELTPQGTLAEKCRAAQAGIPAFYTPAGYGTEVAEGKEVKEFNGKPHILEHAYKADFSIVKAWKGDHAGNLIFKGSARNFNHPMAGAAKITIAEVEELVAPGELDPNEIHIPGIMIQRIFQGEKFEKRIEQRTVRSKE